In Rouxiella sp. WC2420, the following proteins share a genomic window:
- a CDS encoding superinfection immunity protein gives MTTGQMLIPVAVILACAGYFLPFLIADHKKHKNLPAIFGLNLVLGWTVIGWIAALFWAVSNNPQPSPACSEES, from the coding sequence ATGACTACTGGCCAAATGCTAATCCCGGTTGCCGTAATTTTGGCGTGTGCGGGATATTTCCTGCCTTTCTTGATTGCCGATCATAAAAAACATAAAAACTTACCGGCCATTTTCGGGCTGAATCTGGTTCTTGGCTGGACAGTCATTGGTTGGATTGCTGCACTTTTCTGGGCTGTTTCCAACAATCCGCAACCCTCTCCTGCCTGTTCCGAAGAGTCCTGA
- a CDS encoding dihydrofolate reductase, producing MTLISMIYATSQDNVLGLKNSIPWHVKGEQERFKAVTNNKLVVVGRQTYEILPCSLPLKDIIVLSSNPLKDTNVRRVSSLEEAIQIAQHEGRLELVIAGGAKLFEQAIDICHVIYKSTVLVNAIGDVFGPKIPTSRYKLVWVKNIKESPSYSYQTFVVKELENKKITPDFGLLIL from the coding sequence ATGACTTTAATTTCAATGATTTACGCTACATCACAAGACAATGTTCTCGGCCTGAAAAATAGTATTCCCTGGCATGTAAAAGGTGAGCAGGAGCGTTTCAAGGCCGTCACCAATAACAAACTCGTTGTCGTGGGCCGCCAGACCTATGAAATCCTACCTTGCTCTCTCCCTCTAAAAGACATTATCGTTTTAAGTTCTAATCCACTAAAAGATACTAATGTTCGCAGAGTCTCATCGTTGGAAGAAGCGATACAAATAGCTCAGCATGAGGGGCGATTAGAGCTGGTTATAGCTGGAGGGGCGAAACTTTTTGAGCAAGCAATAGATATTTGCCACGTGATATATAAATCGACGGTGTTGGTTAATGCAATCGGCGATGTTTTCGGTCCCAAAATACCCACGTCTCGATATAAGCTGGTTTGGGTCAAAAATATTAAAGAATCACCTTCTTATTCTTACCAAACCTTTGTGGTGAAAGAACTTGAAAATAAAAAAATCACCCCTGATTTTGGCTTACTCATCCTCTAG